The proteins below come from a single Candidatus Delongbacteria bacterium genomic window:
- a CDS encoding (Fe-S)-binding protein gives MLKLLLALLALGIGAGLFLVELLRRLNAVSQVSPGWPEPSLARLKRFVGEVLFQRKIIRHRPLAGWAHALVFWAFLAFALETLNHLSQALPFLPYGFLPRHGWFHTIFQGIVGAFAWAALGGILYLFVRRFILRPAPLGKKLSWESGVVAFFIATLMVTYLLKYHDPGLYGVGTQAGPTVWWIHTLTLCAFMALIPRSKHLHLVLGPLGVYMRNETMGHMQPLDFENEETGAHLLSDLARKDALAAFACVECGRCMEHCPATQTGKALDPKQLVLRVRGGLLDEATQAAVSDTVIPQDWLWQCTTCGSCALQCPTGNDQPLLIQELRRGLVSEGEFPATFRTFFDNLERSGNPWRYQSAEAVKFIRELDLPMADGSQKVLYWMGCMARYDESYRKVALDFVRILRAAGVDFGVLVNEKCTGDAARRAGNEMAFQELAMENAALINEIGPSTIVSTCPHCIKTLEEYKDLAPELRLGAVPIVHHSAFIKDLVQHGHIELKPDAQFDGAAVTYHDACYLSRYIGQEVIDAPRDLLRFSGAAVVEPERHGDRSFCCGAGGAMLFAEETEGTRINHARTDELLATGAKTVCTACPFCRTMISDGVKDKGRQEEIEVLDLAQLVARSMVQPGSH, from the coding sequence ATGCTCAAACTGTTGCTTGCCCTGCTGGCGCTGGGAATCGGCGCAGGTCTGTTCCTGGTCGAGTTGCTGCGCCGCCTGAATGCTGTCTCACAGGTCAGCCCGGGCTGGCCCGAACCCAGTCTGGCGCGCCTGAAGCGCTTCGTGGGCGAAGTTCTCTTCCAGCGCAAGATCATCCGGCACCGCCCGCTTGCCGGTTGGGCCCACGCTCTGGTGTTCTGGGCCTTTCTGGCCTTCGCGCTGGAGACCCTGAATCATCTCAGCCAGGCCCTGCCTTTCCTGCCCTACGGCTTTCTGCCGCGGCATGGCTGGTTTCACACGATCTTCCAGGGCATCGTCGGGGCCTTCGCCTGGGCCGCGCTGGGCGGGATCCTCTATCTGTTCGTGCGCCGCTTCATCCTGCGCCCCGCCCCCCTGGGCAAGAAGCTCTCGTGGGAGAGCGGCGTGGTGGCCTTCTTCATCGCCACCCTGATGGTGACCTACCTGCTCAAGTATCACGACCCCGGACTCTACGGAGTCGGCACCCAGGCCGGCCCCACGGTCTGGTGGATCCATACCCTGACCCTGTGTGCCTTCATGGCGCTGATTCCGCGCTCCAAGCACCTGCATCTGGTGCTGGGGCCCCTGGGCGTGTACATGCGCAACGAGACCATGGGACACATGCAGCCCCTGGATTTCGAGAACGAGGAAACCGGCGCACACCTGCTGAGCGACCTGGCCCGCAAGGACGCCCTGGCCGCTTTCGCCTGTGTGGAATGCGGACGCTGCATGGAGCACTGCCCGGCCACCCAGACCGGCAAGGCGCTGGACCCCAAGCAGCTGGTGCTGCGCGTGCGCGGAGGCCTGCTGGACGAGGCCACCCAGGCGGCCGTGAGTGACACGGTGATTCCCCAGGACTGGCTCTGGCAGTGCACCACCTGCGGCTCCTGCGCCCTGCAGTGCCCCACGGGCAACGACCAGCCGCTGTTGATTCAGGAGCTGCGCCGCGGTCTGGTGAGCGAAGGCGAATTCCCCGCCACCTTCCGCACCTTCTTCGACAATCTCGAACGCAGCGGCAATCCCTGGCGCTACCAGAGTGCCGAGGCGGTCAAGTTCATCCGCGAGCTGGATCTGCCCATGGCCGACGGCAGCCAGAAAGTGCTCTACTGGATGGGCTGCATGGCGCGCTACGATGAGTCCTACCGGAAAGTTGCGCTGGACTTCGTCAGGATCCTGCGCGCCGCCGGGGTGGACTTCGGTGTGCTGGTCAATGAGAAGTGCACGGGCGACGCCGCCCGGCGCGCGGGCAACGAGATGGCCTTCCAGGAACTGGCCATGGAGAATGCGGCGCTGATCAATGAGATCGGCCCCTCGACCATCGTCAGCACCTGCCCCCATTGCATCAAGACCCTGGAAGAGTACAAGGATCTGGCGCCCGAGCTGCGGCTGGGCGCCGTGCCCATCGTGCATCACAGCGCCTTCATCAAGGACCTTGTGCAGCACGGCCACATCGAGCTGAAACCCGACGCCCAGTTCGACGGCGCCGCGGTGACCTACCACGACGCCTGTTACCTGAGCCGCTACATCGGCCAGGAAGTGATCGACGCCCCGCGCGACCTGCTGCGCTTCTCGGGAGCCGCGGTGGTGGAACCCGAGCGCCACGGCGACCGCAGTTTCTGTTGCGGCGCCGGCGGGGCCATGCTCTTCGCCGAGGAAACCGAAGGCACCCGCATCAATCACGCCCGCACCGACGAACTGCTGGCCACGGGCGCCAAGACCGTCTGCACCGCCTGCCCCTTCTGCCGCACGATGATCTCCGACGGAGTCAAGGACAAGGGCCGCCAGGAAGAGATCGAAGTGCTCGACCTGGCCCAGCTGGTGGCGCGCAGCATGGTGCAGCCCGGCAGCCATTGA
- a CDS encoding acyl-CoA carboxylase subunit beta, translating into MDRLGTPLTELKRPSGQREYQESCLARVNELRARIALGGGEAAIARQHKQGKLTARERVMALLDPDSFHELASFAGEGMYEEEGGVPGAGTVMGIGRIHGREVMVLANDATVKAGAWFPITAKKNLRAQEICMENRLPIVYLVDSAGVFLPRQDEIFPDREHFGRIFRNNAVMSAMGIPQIAAIMGPCVAGGAYLPIMSDEALIVKGSGSVFLAGSHLVRAAIGEVIDNQDLGGAEVHSSVSGVTDYAAENDAECLERIREIFSQMPSGKHRVFERGESREPRFASDELLDLLPMDMARPYDMKEILARLLDDSEWLEYKPEYGGTLLCGTGRVRGWTVGVVCNQRAVVRSGKGELQVGGVIYSDSADKAARFIMNCNQRRIPLLFLQDVTGFMVGSKAEHGGIIKDGAKLVNAVANSVVPKITIILGNSFGAGNYALCGKAYDPRFIYSLPASRLAVMGGQQAAQVLLDIRVGQLKKKGQLIGEAEKAALLKEIQDKYEREMDPVYAASRLWVDEILDPREIRSRVDLALSVASHNPEIPPFRSGVMQT; encoded by the coding sequence ATGGATCGTCTGGGAACTCCCCTCACCGAGCTGAAACGTCCCTCCGGACAACGCGAGTACCAGGAGTCCTGCCTGGCGCGCGTGAATGAGCTGCGGGCCCGCATTGCCCTCGGCGGAGGCGAGGCGGCCATTGCCCGACAGCACAAGCAGGGAAAACTGACGGCGCGTGAGCGCGTGATGGCCCTGCTGGACCCCGACAGTTTTCACGAGCTGGCCAGTTTCGCCGGCGAAGGCATGTACGAGGAGGAAGGCGGCGTGCCCGGCGCGGGCACCGTGATGGGCATCGGCAGGATTCATGGCCGCGAGGTGATGGTGCTGGCCAACGATGCCACGGTCAAGGCCGGGGCCTGGTTTCCCATCACCGCCAAGAAGAATCTGCGCGCCCAGGAAATCTGCATGGAGAACCGGCTGCCCATCGTCTATCTGGTGGACAGCGCGGGGGTCTTTCTGCCACGCCAGGACGAGATCTTTCCCGACCGCGAGCATTTCGGGCGCATCTTCCGCAACAACGCGGTGATGAGCGCCATGGGCATTCCCCAGATCGCCGCGATCATGGGACCCTGCGTGGCCGGTGGGGCCTACCTGCCCATCATGAGCGACGAAGCGCTGATCGTCAAGGGCAGCGGAAGTGTCTTTCTGGCGGGCAGCCATCTGGTGCGGGCCGCCATCGGCGAGGTGATCGACAATCAGGACCTGGGCGGAGCCGAGGTGCACAGCAGCGTGAGCGGAGTCACCGACTATGCCGCCGAGAACGACGCCGAGTGCCTCGAGCGCATCCGCGAGATCTTTTCCCAGATGCCTTCGGGCAAGCACCGGGTCTTCGAGCGCGGCGAGAGCCGCGAACCGCGCTTCGCGAGCGATGAGCTGCTGGACCTGCTTCCCATGGACATGGCGCGCCCCTACGACATGAAGGAAATCCTGGCCCGCCTGCTGGACGACAGCGAGTGGCTGGAGTACAAACCCGAGTACGGCGGCACGCTGCTCTGCGGCACGGGCAGGGTCCGGGGCTGGACGGTGGGCGTGGTCTGCAACCAGCGCGCCGTGGTCCGTTCGGGCAAGGGCGAGCTGCAGGTGGGCGGCGTGATCTACAGCGACAGCGCCGACAAGGCCGCCCGCTTCATCATGAACTGCAACCAGCGCCGGATCCCCCTGCTCTTCCTCCAGGATGTCACGGGCTTCATGGTGGGCAGCAAGGCCGAACATGGTGGCATCATCAAGGACGGAGCCAAGCTGGTCAACGCGGTGGCCAATTCGGTGGTGCCCAAGATCACCATCATCCTCGGGAACAGTTTCGGCGCGGGCAACTATGCGCTCTGTGGCAAGGCCTATGATCCGCGCTTCATCTATTCGCTGCCCGCCTCGCGCCTGGCCGTGATGGGAGGGCAACAGGCGGCCCAGGTCCTGCTGGACATCCGGGTGGGGCAGCTGAAGAAGAAGGGGCAACTGATCGGCGAGGCCGAGAAAGCCGCCCTGCTCAAGGAAATCCAGGACAAGTACGAGCGCGAGATGGACCCCGTGTACGCCGCCTCCCGGCTCTGGGTCGACGAAATCCTCGACCCCCGCGAGATCCGTTCCCGCGTGGATCTGGCCCTGTCGGTGGCCAGCCACAATCCGGAGATTCCGCCCTTCCGCAGCGGAGTCATGCAGACCTGA